One window from the genome of Malus domestica chromosome 01, GDT2T_hap1 encodes:
- the LOC114823992 gene encoding small ribosomal subunit protein uS15 gives MGRMHSRGKGISASALPYKRTPPSWLKISTQDVEENICKFAKKGLTPSQIGVILRDSHGIAQVKSVTGSKILRILKAHGLAPEIPEDLYHLIKKAVSIRKHLERNRKDKDSKFRLILVESRIHRLARYYKKTKKLPPVWKYESTTASTLVA, from the coding sequence ATGGGGCGTATGCACAGCAGAGGAAAGGGTATTTCAGCTTCAGCTTTGCCGTACAAGAGGACCCCACCTAGCTGGTTGAAGATCTCAACCCAGGATGTTGAGGAGAACATCTGCAAGTTTGCGAAAAAGGGTCTGACACCCTCTCAAATTGGTGTTATTCTTCGTGATTCTCACGGTATTGCTCAGGTGAAGAGTGTCACTGGAAGCAAGATCTTGCGTATTCTGAAGGCTCATGGTCTTGCTCCTGAAATTCCTGAGGATCTTTACCATCTGATCAAGAAGGCTGTTTCAATCAGGAAGCATTTGGAGAGGAATAGGAAGGACAAGGATTCTAAATTTAGACTGATTCTGGTTGAGAGCAGAATCCATCGCCTTGCTCGTTACtacaagaagacaaagaagctTCCACCAGTCTGGAAGTACGAATCTACCACCGCCAGCACTCTCGTGGCTTAG
- the LOC114823993 gene encoding ras-related protein RABC2a-like yields the protein MKGSSPVGGNNNNDYSFKILLTGDSGVGKSSLLLSFISNFVQDLPPTIGVDFKIKQILVGGKRLKLTIWDTAGQERFGTVISSYYRGAHGIILVYDVTRRETFTNLSNIWAKEVETYSTNPECIKILVGNKVDRENERAVTREEGLALAQEHKCLFLECSAKTRENVQQCFKDLTMKMLEVPCLLESGSVEVKRHILKQKQEDRFPCSGDCCSQ from the exons ATGAAGGGTTCTTCACCAGTAGGAGGGAACAACAATAATGATTATTCATTCAAGATTCTGCTGACTGGCGATTCTGGTGTTGGAAAGAGCAGCCTTCTTCTCAGCTTCATCTCCAATTTTGTTCAGGACTTGCCTCCCACCAttg GTGTGGATTTTAAGATCAAACAGATTTTAGTTGGTGGAAAGAGATTGAAGCTTACAATCTGGGACACAG CTGGACAGGAGAGGTTTGGAACAGTAATAAGCTCTTATTACAGAGGTGCACATGGTATCATTCTTG TGTATGATGTGACACGGCGAGAAACCTTTACAAACTTATCGAATATCTGGGCGAAGGAAGTAGAGACATACTCCACTAATCCCGAATGTATCAAAATTCTAGTAGGGAATAAAGTTGACAGG GAAAATGAGAGGGCTGTAACTCGAGAAGAGGGCTTGGCTCTTGCACAGGAACATAAATGTCTGTTTCTTGAATGCAGTGCGAAAACTAGAGAAAATGTTCAACAATGCTTTAAAGATCTCACAATGAAG ATGCTGGAGGTGCCATGTTTACTAGAAAGTGGATCTGTAGAAGTGAAGAGACACATTTTGAAGCAGAAACAAGAAGATCGATTTCCTTGCAGTGGCGATTGCTGCTCACAATGA
- the LOC103439480 gene encoding mRNA cap guanine-N(7) methyltransferase 2 has translation MTSLHGGTKAESTHQRLYEFAKSALTRIFVHPYATVCELYCGGGVDAEKWDDAQIGHYIGIDVSSSGISQRREAWESQRKAYTADFFELDPCMEDVEMHLKDKANTADLVCCLQNLQLCFQTEEKARKLLLNVSSLLKPRGYFFGITPDSSTIWAKYQKNVEAYHNRSGGMKPNIVPNCIRSENYMITFEVEEEKFPIFGKKYQLKFANDFSPENHVLVHFPSFIRLAREAGLEYVEIQNLTEFYDDNRAQFAGMIMNSCSNLVDPRGRLLPRSYDVLGLYTTFIFQKPDPDITPPLMTPVLHDVTYIQDEEREWQVPVTTIWRDDEKSVPVEPPPGLGKISEQKGILGPGPAELRFSEAL, from the exons ATGACGAGTCTGCACGGGGGCACGAAGGCCGAGTCGACTCACCAACGGCTCTACGAGTTCGCAAAATCAGCACTTACCAGAATCTTCGTCCACCCTTACGCCACG GTGTGCGAATTGTACTGCGGCGGAGGAGTCGACGCCGAGAAATGGGACGATGCTCAAATCGGCCATTACATTGGGATCG ATGTTTCTTCTTCGGGAATAAGCCAGAGAAGAGAAGCGTGGGAGAGCCAGAGGAAGGCTTACACTGCTGATTTCTTTGAGCTTGACCCTTGCATG GAAGATGTGGAGATGCATCTAAAAGATAAGGCAAACACAGCTGATTTAGTTTGCTGCTTGCAGAATTTGCAG CTGTGTTTCCAAACCGAGGAGAAAGCAAGGAAACTTTTGCTTAATGTGTCATCCTTATTGAAACCGAGGGGATATTTTTTTGGTATTACTCCTGACTCATCTACAATATG GGCAAAGTACCAGAAGAATGTTGAAGCATATCACAATAGAAGTGGTGGCAtgaaaccaaacattgtccccAATTGCATTAGATCAGAGAACTACATGATCACCTTTGAAGTTGAGGAAGAGAA GTTtcctatatttggaaagaaataCCAATTGAAATTTGCCAATGATTTCTCTCCCGAAAATCATGTCTTGGTTCATTTCCCAAGCTTCATCAG GTTAGCCAGAGAAGCTGGTCTTGAGTATGTGGAGATTCAAAACTTAACTGAATTTTACGATGACAACAG AGCGCAATTTGCAGGCATGATAATGAATTCGTGTTCGAACCTTGTGGATCCTAGAGGAAGACTTCTTCCTCGATCATATGATGTATTAG gtTTGTATACCACATTTATATTCCAAAAGCCAGACCCTGATATTACTCCACCGCTCATGACACCAGTGCTGCACGATGTAACTTACATTCAAGATGAGGAG AGAGAGTGGCAAGTGCCAGTGACAACCATCTGGAGAGATGATGAAAAGAGCGTGCCTGTAGAGCCGCCTCCTGGCCTGGGCAAGATTAGTGAACAGAAAGGGATTTTGGGTCCTGGCCCTGCTGAGTTGCGTTTTTCGGAGGCACTTTGA
- the LOC114823997 gene encoding uncharacterized protein, which translates to MCEDRCIQKNMSGTESLVEAATRVLNTADPFEKARVGDSVAAQWLGGTITRAYDSSLDLSVPDRPSRLSNVKLVAPSSMPKIGKGGSLRSRQAIVHSLTHTESWAIDLSWDIIARFGKQEAMPREFFTDFVKVARDEGRHFTLLASRLEEMGSFYGAFPAHDGLWDSATATSKDLMARLAIEHCVHEARGLDVLPTTISRFRSGGDDKTAELLESVVYPEEITHCAAGVKWFKYLCLRPVDSGSDQRRLTNLEADEEAEVIKKFHGTVRRYFRGVLKPPFNEKAREIAGFGSQWYEPLTVKEQDTQHA; encoded by the exons atgtgtgaagaCCGCTGCATACAAAAAAATATGAGCGGAACCGAGAGCTTAGTGGAAGCGGCGACAAGGGTATTGAACACGGCGGACCCATTCGAGAAGGCCCGAGTCGGTGACTCGGTGGCGGCTCAGTGGCTCGGAGGGACCATCACTCGTGCGTACGATTCGTCCCTGGACCTCTCCGTGCCTGATCGCCCCTCCAGGCTCAGCAAT GTTAAGTTGGTGGCGCCGAGTTCGATGCCGAAGATTGGGAAAGGCGGGAGCTTAAGGAGTAGGCAGGCCATAGTTCATAGCCTCACGCACACTGAGAGTTGGGCTATTGACTTGTCTTGG GACATAATTGCTAGGTTCGGGAAGCAAGAGGCAATGCCGAGAGAGTTCTTCACGGATTTCGTGAAGGTAGCACGGGACGAAGGTCGTCACTTCACTCTGCTGGCATCTCGCCTGGAGGAGATGGGTTCCTTCTATGGAGCTTTTCCAGCCCATGACGGCCTCTGGGACTCGGCAACTGCCACTTCCAAAGACCTAATGGCGCGCCTTGCAATCGAGCATTGCGTCCACGAGGCAAGAGGACTCGACGTGCTCCCAACAACCATCTCTCGATTCCGCAGTGGAGGGGATGACAAAACGGCTGAGTTGCTGGAGAGCGTGGTGTACCCGGAAGAAATAACTCATTGTGCTGCTGGAGTTAAGTGGTTCAAGTATCTCTGCTTGAGGCCGGTGGACAGCGGTTCGGATCAACGGCGCTTGACGAACTTGGAGGCTGATGAAGAAGCTGAAGTGATTAAAAAGTTTCATGGAACTGTGAGAAGGTATTTTAGGGGGGTTTTGAAGCCTCCTTTCAATGAAAAGGCGAGGGAAATTGCTGGGTTTGGGTCTCAGTGGTATGAGCCTCTTACTGTCAAAGAGCAGGATACGCAGCATGCATGA